Genomic DNA from Pseudomonas fluorescens:
GGCGATGACCAGGATATCCAAGCGCCTGGCGACCAGGACAATGCCTTCGACGATCGCTTGTTTGACCGAATCTTGATCGATGCCTCGGGTCAGTGCCATGTCAACTTTCAGCACCTGCGGCTGGAACATGGCCAGCAGGTTAAGGCCTGAATAGCCCGCGCCAAAATCGTCGACGGCGGTCATGAAACCTTGACGCTCGTACTCCACGAAAATCGATTTGAGGTGCTCAGGGTCTACCACCTTCTCGCCTTCGGTCACTTCGAACATGAGCCTTTCTGGCGGAAAATGGGTCAGGCGCGCCGCTTCCAGGGTGGCCCGGATACATGTCTCCGGCCGGTATACGGCGTTGGGCAGGAAATTAATGCTCAACAAGCAATCGGGAATCTCCAGCAGGCCCAGCCTTGCGGCTTCCTCGATGGCTTTCACCCGGCAGGCCTGGTCGAATCGGTAGCGGTTGCTGTCGTTCACGAGCCCCAGGATGTGGCCAGCCGATTCGCCCTCGACGCCTCTGACCAATGCCTCATAAGCAAACGCAGCGTGTGTCCGAACGTTGAAAATAGGCTGGAAGGCCATAGTGAAATCAAACCCCAACGCCTCGTGGTTGCGGCATTCGGCGCAGCCAAGCGATTGGAACGGAGGGCGTTTCGTCATGATCAATATTCCGTGGCGGTCGTGATACATTCCTGTGGTCACAAGGAACTGTAGCCGACACCACCTGAGTCGGTGCGGGCCGAAGTTTCTGAAACACTATCGGCCGGCCCCACCGCTCACCTTGATCGGTGCGACCTATATCAAGCACTGCTGATCTCGAATGCTCAATGCAGCTTTACGGTAAGGACATATACGCATGAGCGCGCGAAAAATTTTAGTCGCAGGTGCGGCGGGTCGGATTGGATTTGCGTCTTGCTGATGTAGATGTACAGAAACTTCCGCAATCCGCACAACGTTTCTCTCTTGATGTCAGGGATCAGTCAAGCTGCCTTGAGGCCTGCGAAGGAATCGACACTGGATGCAGAGCTGACGGGATGATCTCAACACTCGCTGTCATACCTGCGGCCAATTCAACGCCTGCTGGCACCCTATCGATATGGATGCGAACCGGGATCCGCTGCGCAAGACGCACCCAGCTAAATGTCGCCGCCACATTTGGCAGGCCGAGATGACCAGGCGAATCGTTACTGTTCTCGATACCCCGTCCGATGCTTTCGACATGCCCCGACACAGGCAGATCAAAGCCCATCAGCATGATCCGCGCCGGCTTGCCGACGCGGATCTGCCGGATCTTCGTCTCCTCGAAATAACCAGTAACCCAGAAACTCGCCGCGTCGAGGACAGCAACCGTTGCCGAACCGGCCGTCGAATAGTCACCAGGGCGCAGCCTCAAATTAGTGACATAGCCATCGACCGGCGAGCGGATCGTAGAGCGGGCGAGATTGAGTTTGGCGAGGTCCAGAGCGGCTAGCGCTGCTTGATAGGTGGCGCTCGCCACTGCAGCCGCGCCTCCTGTTTGCTGAACATCTTCTTGGGACACGATATCGCGGAGTTGGCCACGCCGCTGCGCCGCCGCTTGGCGAACGAGCCTATCCTGACGCTTGGCTGTTGCGTGGCATGGAGCTAAAACACGAGGTAATTTACGCCAATTGCCTACTCAGCCGCGAACGCTGTGCTTGCGATCAATGCCTCGCCTCTAACGGGTTTATTGGGCCCTAGCTGACTGCAACTAAGATTGCGAACCCTGGCATTAAATAAGTCAACTAAACCATTCAACAAATCACGTTCAGGTCTTCAAGGAAGGCTCACCGTGCGAAAGCCAATATGGTTAGTTCCCATGGTTCGATCCTGAGCATGTCGCGCACTCGGACGGTAGCGTTTGCAGTACGAGGGTGAACAAAGAAAGGATCCCCCTTTGATTGTACCCAGCAGAAGCGTTCGCGCTTGGACGCTGAGTGAATCCTCAAGATCAATTTCTGGATGAGGCTCTTCCTCGATGGAGTGATAAGGCGTCCAGTCATCCATTACCCACTCCCAAACATTACCCACCATATCAAAAAGATGGTAGGCATTCTGAGGAAAACAGCCAACAGGCGCTGTCGCGATGAAACCATCAGTGGCGGTATTCAAAAAGGGAAATACGCCGGTCCAGGTATTCGTCATCTCCTTCCCGCCCAGATGAAGACTCTTGCCCCAGGGGTAGGTTGTACTGCTCGCACCTTTAGCCGCGTACTCAAATTGAGCTTCGGTCGGTAATGCACGGTTCATCCACTTCGCGTAAGCCTGAGCATCTTCAAAGGCTATTTGTACGACGGGATGATTATCCATATTGTCGATGGAGCTGCCTGGACCGCTAGGGTGTTGCCAATCCGCTCCTTCTATAAAGTGCCACCACTGAAGGTTGATGACCTGCAGATCGCGAGGGGATTCGAACACTGTTGATCCAGGACGGTACATCTGATCGGGCAAACCGGGAAATACTTTAGGGTCTAACCCCCGCTCAGCCAGTGTCTTGTATCCCGTCGCCTCAACGAACGCTCGGAATTGCGCATTCGTCACTTCATGCCGATCAATCCAAAACCCATCCACCGCAACTTTCCGCTCTTGCGCTTCTTCGGGATAGTGCGTATTGGAACCCATAGTAAAGGTGCCCCCCGGCACCCATACCTGCTCTATAGGTACATCCTTGGGCGGTAAGCCTGAATATTGCTTGCAAGATGATGCGTCACCCAAAGATGAATAAACAGGTTCGGCACTGACATCATCAATGGTCACCATCACGCTCAATAATGCCCCGGCTATCAGAGCACGCCTGTAGTCATTCATTTTCATAACTCATCAATGGGGCATCTTCACGTGGGAGGCCCTCT
This window encodes:
- a CDS encoding EAL domain-containing protein; amino-acid sequence: MTKRPPFQSLGCAECRNHEALGFDFTMAFQPIFNVRTHAAFAYEALVRGVEGESAGHILGLVNDSNRYRFDQACRVKAIEEAARLGLLEIPDCLLSINFLPNAVYRPETCIRATLEAARLTHFPPERLMFEVTEGEKVVDPEHLKSIFVEYERQGFMTAVDDFGAGYSGLNLLAMFQPQVLKVDMALTRGIDQDSVKQAIVEGIVLVARRLDILVIAEGVETREESSTLLGMGIELMQGYLYARPEVGHLPAGCFDLG
- a CDS encoding HlyD family efflux transporter periplasmic adaptor subunit, with the protein product MASATYQAALAALDLAKLNLARSTIRSPVDGYVTNLRLRPGDYSTAGSATVAVLDAASFWVTGYFEETKIRQIRVGKPARIMLMGFDLPVSGHVESIGRGIENSNDSPGHLGLPNVAATFSWVRLAQRIPVRIHIDRVPAGVELAAGMTASVEIIPSALHPVSIPSQASRQLD
- a CDS encoding formylglycine-generating enzyme family protein — protein: MKMNDYRRALIAGALLSVMVTIDDVSAEPVYSSLGDASSCKQYSGLPPKDVPIEQVWVPGGTFTMGSNTHYPEEAQERKVAVDGFWIDRHEVTNAQFRAFVEATGYKTLAERGLDPKVFPGLPDQMYRPGSTVFESPRDLQVINLQWWHFIEGADWQHPSGPGSSIDNMDNHPVVQIAFEDAQAYAKWMNRALPTEAQFEYAAKGASSTTYPWGKSLHLGGKEMTNTWTGVFPFLNTATDGFIATAPVGCFPQNAYHLFDMVGNVWEWVMDDWTPYHSIEEEPHPEIDLEDSLSVQARTLLLGTIKGGSFLCSPSYCKRYRPSARHAQDRTMGTNHIGFRTVSLP